In the Streptomyces coeruleoprunus genome, CGCGCACCGCGTGCGGCCGCCCTGCCGTCGCGACACTGACGTACGTCTATGCCGACTCGACCGCGGTCCTCGGCCCGCTCGCCACCTACGCCGAACCCCACTGCTACGACCTGTGCGCCGAGCACAGCGAGCGCCTGACCGCACCGCGCGGCTGGGAGGTCGTCCGCCTCTCCGACGGCTCGGGTCCCACCCGCCCCAGCGGTGACGACCTGGAGGCCCTCGCCAACGCCGTACGGGAAGCGGCCCGCCCGCAGGAACGTACGGCCCAGGCCGGCGGCAAGGGCGGTGGCCGTGGCGGCG is a window encoding:
- a CDS encoding DUF3499 domain-containing protein — translated: MESRRGPLKSAVPSNVVSPVRRCSRTACGRPAVATLTYVYADSTAVLGPLATYAEPHCYDLCAEHSERLTAPRGWEVVRLSDGSGPTRPSGDDLEALANAVREAARPQERTAQAGGKGGGRGGDPVEVGRRGHLRVLRSPDS